In a single window of the Amycolatopsis sp. cg5 genome:
- a CDS encoding TIGR03621 family F420-dependent LLM class oxidoreductase: protein MDFRFGISMLVPPSKQEWQAKCRQAEQAGFDVIGVSDHVGLASAFPSLVAAAEVTERVRLNTYMLNAGFYNPTMLARDVATADQLTGGRIEVGIGSGSLKVEFDMAGLDFGTPGERVAHVRRTAEALKNPHQYPQPTQEGGAAVMVAGWGDRMLAVAAELADVVALTGGPTGGPTPTLSPADVLEERTTYVRKFAGERRIELNAMVPAVVITEDRKAAAQELSHQLFTGLTVDEILELPSAIVGTPRECADQIRAHRERFGFTYFTVFEPFLADFAKVIEHLR from the coding sequence GTGGATTTTCGGTTCGGGATCAGCATGCTGGTGCCCCCGTCGAAGCAGGAATGGCAGGCGAAGTGCCGCCAGGCGGAGCAGGCGGGCTTCGACGTGATCGGCGTGTCGGACCACGTCGGGCTGGCTTCGGCGTTCCCGAGCCTGGTCGCGGCCGCCGAGGTCACCGAACGCGTGCGCCTCAACACCTACATGCTCAACGCGGGTTTCTACAACCCGACGATGCTGGCCCGCGACGTCGCCACCGCCGACCAGCTCACCGGCGGCCGCATCGAGGTCGGCATCGGCTCCGGCTCGCTCAAGGTCGAGTTCGACATGGCGGGCCTCGACTTCGGCACACCCGGTGAACGCGTGGCCCACGTCCGCCGCACCGCGGAGGCGCTGAAGAACCCGCACCAGTACCCGCAGCCTACGCAGGAAGGCGGCGCCGCCGTCATGGTCGCGGGCTGGGGTGACCGCATGCTCGCCGTCGCCGCCGAACTGGCCGACGTCGTCGCGCTCACCGGCGGTCCCACCGGCGGCCCGACACCGACGCTGTCCCCCGCCGACGTGCTCGAGGAGCGCACGACCTACGTCCGCAAGTTCGCGGGCGAGCGGCGGATCGAGCTGAACGCGATGGTGCCCGCGGTCGTCATCACCGAGGACCGCAAGGCCGCCGCGCAGGAGCTGTCGCATCAGCTCTTCACCGGCCTCACGGTCGACGAGATCCTCGAACTCCCGAGCGCCATCGTCGGCACGCCCCGCGAATGCGCCGACCAGATCCGCGCGCACCGTGAGCGTTTCGGCTTCACCTACTTCACGGTCTTCGAGCCCTTCCTGGCCGACTTCGCCAAGGTCATCGAGCACCTCCGCTGA
- a CDS encoding ArsR/SmtB family transcription factor, producing the protein MLRIHFTEADLSRIELAPSADPMWELLLSSYRLRRPEGAPVFGRWRDSTRAVLPPNGRALLDLIPSHGYCPDFLTPPATVATIDEGIDALAATPAEDVREDLAELAKDHRLPQWADRVSDGDVRVLGTAVRDYFRRGIAPHWKHITKVVGRDLSRRNETLQVAGPGRLLSTLHPSARWRAPVLEVEFPVDQDLHLDGRGLRLIPAFFCMGMPTTYKNPKLPPVLVYSVGHWTALGAKRAEDTGAAVQALIGETRARILRTLAEEDLNTTDLARRLKIAPATASEHASVLRQAGLIESRHRGRSTMHRASPLGLQLLLGPMAR; encoded by the coding sequence GTGCTGCGTATCCACTTCACCGAAGCGGACCTGTCCCGGATCGAGCTCGCGCCGTCCGCGGACCCGATGTGGGAACTGCTGCTCAGCTCCTACCGCCTGCGCAGGCCCGAGGGCGCGCCGGTGTTCGGGCGCTGGCGGGACAGCACCCGCGCGGTGCTGCCGCCGAACGGCCGCGCGCTGCTCGACCTGATCCCCTCGCACGGGTACTGCCCCGACTTCCTCACCCCGCCCGCCACGGTCGCCACGATCGACGAGGGCATCGACGCGCTCGCCGCGACGCCCGCCGAGGACGTCCGGGAGGACCTGGCGGAGCTGGCGAAGGACCACCGGCTGCCGCAGTGGGCCGATCGGGTGAGCGACGGCGACGTCCGGGTGCTCGGCACGGCCGTGCGTGACTACTTCCGGCGCGGGATCGCGCCGCACTGGAAGCACATCACCAAGGTCGTCGGCCGCGACCTCTCCCGGCGTAACGAGACGCTCCAGGTCGCCGGGCCGGGCAGGCTGCTTTCGACGCTGCACCCGTCGGCGCGCTGGCGCGCGCCGGTGCTGGAGGTCGAGTTCCCGGTCGACCAGGACCTGCACCTCGACGGCCGTGGCCTGCGGCTGATCCCGGCGTTCTTCTGCATGGGCATGCCGACCACGTACAAGAACCCGAAGCTGCCGCCGGTGCTCGTCTACTCGGTCGGCCACTGGACGGCGCTCGGCGCCAAGCGCGCGGAGGACACGGGCGCCGCGGTGCAGGCGCTGATCGGCGAGACCAGGGCCAGGATCCTGCGCACGCTGGCCGAGGAGGACCTGAACACCACCGACCTGGCGCGCCGGCTCAAGATCGCCCCGGCGACGGCGAGTGAGCACGCGTCGGTGCTGCGGCAGGCCGGGCTGATCGAGAGCAGGCACCGCGGCCGGTCGACCATGCATCGTGCCTCACCGCTGGGGCTGCAGCTGCTGCTGGGGCCCATGGCCAGGTGA
- a CDS encoding amino acid adenylation domain-containing protein has protein sequence MNQAKQVLAPDEVALVTRKFNATEVPLDSRCLPDLLREQARIRPDAVAIRYEDESLTFRELVARAEALAGALLESGVDGSAGLFAEPSLELPVGAWGILFAGAAYLPLSPEYPEERLRYMVEDHGVGVILTQPSLVSRATELAPGARVVTFGGAGEQRATVTADDLAYVIYTSGSTGKPKGVMVDHRAIVNQMRWLRRVQGLDESRVVLQKTPMSFDAAQWEILAPCVGAQVVVGGPGTYRDPDRLLALIRRHEVTTIQCVPTLLQALLDTEELSTCDSLRQVFSGGEALSKSLALECVTALPDCALVNLYGPTECTINSSAHTVDRDALAEGPPTISIGSPVDNTQYYILDEQRKPVAVGEVGELYVGGIQLARGYLRRPDLTGERFIDNPFEADFGYSRLYRTGDLGYWNADGTVQFVGRTDNQVKLRGFRVELDEIRLAIENHEWVKNAAVVVKDGGRFQELIAFIELNPKEAALMDQGNHGAHHQSKQSKLQIKAQLANSGCRDAESLSGKPVVDLRGWMPTPEQRRRVFARKTYRFFEGGTFVKADILKLLDSHVGGVDPRTIGELEFAEFGEILRYFGQFQSNERLLPKYGYASPGSLYATQMYFELNAFGLRPGFYYYQPVLHQLILIESATVPASTVKVHFIGKKQAIEPVYKNNIQEVLEIEAGHMVGLFEEILPEHGLDMRAADFAPEVKSIVECADEDYYLGAFEMVPYSGPRPDDALDVYVQSHPGCVADLPAGQYRYADGELHRVSGELVLKKHVIAINQQVYERASIGISLVSRGESWRSYLDLGRKLHHLQMNDLNFGFMSAGYSSKTGNDLPSARRLDGILGTRNPSYFSVGGKVSDEQVSAMGMKEDVVHMKGPTELIRDDLLTCLPDYMMPNRVVVLDRLPLTVNGKIDSVALSNWDIADVADRPFIAPRSLTEARIAGIWTKVMRRDTVSVLDDFFESGGNSLIAVALVNKLNKEFRTMLPLQVVFEAPTVEKLAALVDCGDGRTCSRLVRLRSEGSGSPIFCWPGLGGYAMNLRTLAGRIDRPFLGVQAYGINAGETPYRTIREMAAADVEVIRRLQPSGPYTLWGYSFGARVAFESAYQLELAGETVDHLFLLAPGAPRVRAGSEAYLTILYSVFAGSITGPLLDECLRTVDDDESFVAFISDRFNGLDPDLVRRIVRVVRQTYQFKYVFSELAERRISAPVTIFKARGDDYSFIENSSGYSAVAPTVIDVDADHYSMLKDPDIDALVNAISDRLTH, from the coding sequence GTGAACCAGGCGAAGCAGGTCCTTGCGCCGGATGAGGTGGCGCTGGTCACCCGGAAGTTCAACGCGACCGAGGTGCCGCTCGACAGCCGATGTCTGCCCGATCTGCTCCGGGAGCAGGCGCGAATACGGCCGGACGCGGTGGCGATCCGGTACGAGGACGAGTCGCTGACCTTCCGGGAACTGGTGGCACGCGCGGAAGCGCTGGCAGGCGCCCTGCTGGAGTCCGGTGTGGACGGTAGCGCCGGCCTGTTCGCCGAGCCGTCGCTCGAACTTCCGGTCGGCGCTTGGGGAATCCTGTTCGCCGGGGCGGCGTATCTGCCGCTTTCGCCGGAATATCCCGAAGAACGCCTGCGGTACATGGTCGAGGACCACGGCGTCGGGGTGATCCTCACGCAGCCTTCGCTGGTCTCGCGCGCGACGGAACTCGCGCCGGGCGCGCGCGTGGTCACCTTCGGCGGCGCGGGGGAGCAGCGTGCCACGGTGACCGCCGACGACCTGGCGTACGTCATCTACACCTCCGGCAGCACGGGCAAGCCGAAGGGCGTGATGGTCGATCACCGCGCCATCGTCAACCAGATGCGCTGGCTGCGCCGCGTCCAGGGACTGGACGAAAGCCGGGTCGTGCTGCAGAAGACGCCGATGAGCTTCGACGCCGCGCAGTGGGAGATCCTCGCGCCGTGCGTCGGCGCCCAGGTCGTCGTCGGCGGGCCCGGCACCTACCGTGACCCGGACCGCCTGCTCGCGTTGATCCGGCGCCATGAGGTCACCACCATCCAATGTGTACCGACACTGCTGCAGGCCTTGCTGGACACCGAAGAACTGTCCACTTGCGACTCGCTGCGGCAGGTTTTCAGCGGTGGCGAGGCGTTGTCGAAGTCGCTGGCGCTCGAATGCGTGACGGCGCTGCCGGACTGCGCGCTGGTCAACCTGTACGGCCCCACCGAATGCACGATCAACTCGTCCGCGCACACGGTCGACCGCGACGCGCTCGCGGAAGGCCCGCCGACGATCTCGATCGGCTCGCCCGTGGACAACACCCAGTACTACATCCTCGACGAGCAACGGAAACCCGTCGCCGTCGGCGAGGTCGGCGAGCTGTACGTCGGCGGGATCCAGCTCGCGCGCGGGTACCTGCGCAGGCCGGACCTGACCGGGGAACGGTTCATCGACAACCCGTTCGAGGCGGACTTCGGGTATTCCCGGCTGTACCGCACCGGCGATCTGGGGTACTGGAACGCCGACGGGACCGTGCAGTTCGTCGGCCGCACCGACAACCAGGTGAAACTGCGCGGGTTCCGCGTCGAGCTGGACGAGATCCGGCTCGCGATCGAGAACCACGAGTGGGTCAAGAACGCCGCGGTCGTGGTGAAGGACGGCGGCCGCTTCCAGGAGCTGATCGCGTTCATCGAGCTGAACCCCAAGGAAGCCGCGCTGATGGACCAGGGCAACCACGGCGCCCACCATCAGTCCAAGCAGAGCAAACTGCAGATCAAGGCCCAGCTGGCGAACAGCGGCTGCCGCGACGCCGAGTCGCTGAGCGGCAAGCCGGTGGTCGACCTGCGTGGCTGGATGCCGACACCCGAGCAGCGCCGCCGCGTGTTCGCGCGCAAGACGTACCGCTTCTTCGAGGGCGGGACGTTCGTCAAGGCGGACATCCTGAAGCTGCTGGACTCGCACGTCGGTGGCGTCGACCCGCGCACGATCGGCGAGCTGGAATTCGCCGAATTCGGGGAGATACTCCGGTATTTCGGGCAGTTCCAGAGCAATGAGCGGCTGCTGCCGAAGTACGGCTACGCGTCGCCGGGCTCGCTGTACGCGACGCAGATGTACTTCGAGCTGAACGCTTTCGGCCTGCGGCCCGGTTTCTACTACTACCAGCCGGTGCTGCACCAGCTGATCCTGATCGAGTCGGCGACGGTGCCGGCGTCGACGGTGAAGGTCCACTTCATCGGCAAGAAGCAGGCCATCGAGCCGGTGTACAAGAACAACATCCAAGAGGTGCTCGAAATCGAAGCGGGCCACATGGTCGGCCTGTTCGAGGAGATCCTGCCCGAGCACGGGCTGGACATGCGCGCGGCGGACTTCGCGCCCGAGGTCAAGTCCATTGTGGAATGCGCGGACGAGGACTACTACCTCGGCGCCTTCGAGATGGTCCCGTATTCCGGGCCGCGCCCCGACGACGCGCTCGACGTCTACGTCCAGTCGCATCCGGGCTGTGTCGCCGACCTGCCTGCCGGGCAGTACCGGTACGCCGACGGCGAGCTGCACCGCGTGTCCGGTGAGCTCGTGCTGAAGAAGCACGTGATCGCCATCAACCAGCAGGTCTACGAGCGGGCGAGCATCGGGATTTCGCTGGTGAGCAGGGGAGAGTCGTGGCGCAGTTATCTCGACCTCGGCCGGAAGCTGCATCACCTGCAGATGAACGACCTCAACTTCGGCTTCATGTCCGCGGGCTACAGCTCGAAGACCGGCAACGATCTACCGTCGGCCAGGCGGCTGGACGGCATACTCGGCACGCGCAACCCGTCGTATTTCTCCGTCGGCGGCAAGGTGAGCGACGAGCAGGTCAGCGCGATGGGCATGAAGGAGGACGTGGTCCACATGAAGGGCCCGACCGAGCTGATCCGCGACGACCTCCTCACCTGCCTGCCCGACTACATGATGCCGAACCGGGTCGTCGTGCTGGACCGTTTGCCGTTGACGGTCAACGGAAAGATCGACTCGGTGGCACTGTCCAACTGGGACATCGCCGACGTCGCGGACCGCCCGTTCATCGCGCCGCGCTCGCTGACCGAGGCCAGGATCGCGGGCATCTGGACGAAGGTCATGCGCCGCGACACCGTCTCGGTGCTCGACGACTTCTTCGAGTCCGGCGGCAATTCCCTGATCGCGGTCGCGCTGGTCAACAAGCTGAACAAGGAGTTCAGGACCATGCTGCCGCTGCAGGTGGTCTTCGAAGCGCCCACGGTGGAAAAGCTCGCCGCGCTTGTCGACTGCGGTGACGGCCGGACCTGCTCACGCCTGGTCCGCCTGCGCTCGGAGGGTTCGGGCTCGCCGATCTTCTGCTGGCCGGGCCTGGGCGGCTACGCGATGAACCTGCGGACGCTGGCGGGCCGGATCGACCGGCCGTTCCTGGGGGTGCAGGCGTACGGGATCAACGCGGGGGAGACCCCGTACCGCACGATCAGGGAGATGGCCGCGGCCGACGTCGAGGTCATCAGGCGGCTGCAGCCTTCGGGGCCGTACACGCTGTGGGGCTACTCGTTCGGCGCGCGCGTCGCGTTCGAATCCGCCTACCAGCTGGAACTCGCGGGTGAGACGGTCGACCATCTGTTCCTGCTCGCTCCCGGCGCGCCGCGGGTGCGTGCCGGTTCGGAGGCGTACCTGACGATCCTGTACTCGGTCTTCGCGGGCAGCATCACCGGCCCGCTGCTGGACGAATGCCTGCGCACGGTCGACGACGACGAGTCGTTCGTCGCGTTCATCAGCGACCGGTTCAACGGGCTCGACCCCGATCTGGTCCGCCGCATCGTCCGGGTGGTCCGGCAGACCTACCAGTTCAAGTACGTGTTCAGCGAACTCGCGGAGCGCAGGATCTCGGCGCCCGTCACGATCTTCAAGGCCCGCGGCGACGACTACTCGTTCATCGAGAACAGCTCGGGCTACTCCGCGGTCGCGCCGACGGTGATCGACGTCGACGCCGATCACTACAGCATGCTCAAGGACCCCGACATCGACGCGCTCGTCAACGCCATTTCGGACCGCCTCACCCACTGA
- a CDS encoding ABC1 kinase family protein → MSEREPVPAGRLRRALPLAALAGRTAGETVVAALQQRVLGAEGKSAAARERAAGRYQVLLGRSRGVLMKAGQIISFMSVDAQGGAYRNAFGKLQSDAPPMDWADAVSVLEAELGAHPDEIFAEFSRKPLAAASIGQVHRATTKDGRDVAVKVQYPGMEAAIAADLANVDLLTTFLRVRGVITGDKAGVDTRALVAEIGDRIGEEIDYRIEAANQAEFADAYRGHPRIRVPEVVPELSTRRVLTMDFVDGMGWRDAVECGQDLRDSWGEVIYRFLWGSLRSFRIAYTDPHPGNYLFHADGTVSFLDFGCVKRFTPEQVANLVELEQAGVAGDADRLWQAALDLDSLTADPPTPAELLDWMSAQWTPMTAEQPFTYTTEYAAAVTKRMFSPFGEYGAVIRKMNMPPETLFHTRMDAGITAILGALRSTGHWAEIIAELDGAVTGGKP, encoded by the coding sequence ATGAGCGAGCGGGAGCCGGTACCGGCCGGACGGCTGCGGCGGGCGCTGCCACTGGCGGCGCTCGCCGGGCGGACCGCGGGTGAGACCGTGGTCGCCGCGCTGCAGCAGCGGGTGCTCGGCGCGGAGGGCAAGTCGGCCGCCGCGCGGGAGCGGGCCGCCGGCCGGTACCAGGTCCTGCTGGGACGCTCGCGCGGCGTGCTGATGAAGGCAGGGCAGATCATCTCGTTCATGTCGGTCGACGCGCAGGGCGGCGCTTACCGGAACGCGTTCGGGAAACTGCAGTCCGACGCGCCGCCGATGGACTGGGCGGACGCGGTTTCCGTGCTGGAAGCCGAACTCGGCGCGCATCCCGACGAGATCTTCGCCGAGTTCTCGCGGAAACCACTGGCCGCGGCGTCCATCGGCCAGGTGCACCGGGCGACCACCAAGGACGGCCGGGACGTCGCCGTCAAGGTCCAGTATCCCGGCATGGAAGCGGCGATCGCCGCCGATCTGGCCAATGTGGACCTGCTGACCACCTTCCTGCGCGTGCGCGGCGTGATCACCGGCGACAAGGCGGGCGTCGACACCCGCGCACTCGTCGCGGAGATCGGCGACCGGATCGGCGAGGAGATCGACTACCGGATCGAAGCCGCCAACCAGGCCGAGTTCGCCGACGCCTACCGCGGCCATCCGCGGATCAGGGTGCCCGAGGTCGTGCCGGAGCTGTCGACGCGGCGCGTGCTCACCATGGACTTCGTCGACGGCATGGGCTGGCGGGACGCCGTCGAGTGCGGCCAGGACCTGCGCGACAGCTGGGGCGAGGTGATCTACCGGTTTCTCTGGGGCAGCCTGCGCTCGTTCCGGATCGCCTACACCGACCCGCATCCCGGCAACTACCTCTTCCACGCCGACGGCACGGTCAGCTTCCTCGATTTCGGCTGTGTCAAACGGTTCACACCCGAGCAGGTGGCGAACCTCGTCGAGCTGGAACAGGCGGGCGTCGCGGGTGACGCCGACCGGCTGTGGCAGGCGGCGCTGGACCTCGACTCGCTGACGGCGGATCCGCCGACCCCGGCCGAGCTGCTCGACTGGATGTCCGCACAGTGGACGCCGATGACCGCCGAGCAGCCGTTCACCTACACCACCGAGTACGCGGCCGCGGTCACCAAGCGGATGTTCTCGCCGTTCGGCGAGTACGGCGCGGTGATCAGGAAGATGAACATGCCACCCGAGACGCTCTTCCACACCAGGATGGACGCCGGGATCACCGCGATACTCGGCGCGCTGCGCTCGACCGGGCACTGGGCGGAGATCATCGCCGAACTCGACGGCGCGGTCACCGGGGGCAAGCCGTGA
- a CDS encoding cytochrome P450, translated as MTGIHFEETVGMFVVSSFDTAQEILRGQGWASDLSDNIELMSELGGTDQLPPLLRSMLGLFMDGPAHDKFRKLVAPSFTARRIERFRGRIGAVAEAALDGVGGEFDVVTELGYPIPVSVVAELLDVGVEGAQLIYTEAPRLARLLEFNPGEDLLLDAAEATVNCVNFLLPLLAERSAEPGEDFISAMLTAEADGERLDLEEVLAIVLTLLVAGLMTTANLISNGVLNLLRSPGQAAIVRAKPELITECVEEVLRIDPPVAFTGRTAVTAHRIGGLDVEPGQRVIVHLVGANHDPARFAEPDTFDILREDSAQVAFGGGAHFCLGAALARVVTEEALSRLLARFPDLVPAEPEVRWRASAAFHALERLAVRV; from the coding sequence GTGACCGGGATCCACTTCGAAGAGACGGTGGGCATGTTCGTCGTCTCCTCGTTCGACACGGCGCAGGAGATCCTGCGCGGCCAGGGCTGGGCCAGCGATCTCAGCGACAACATCGAGCTGATGAGCGAACTCGGCGGCACCGATCAGCTGCCGCCGTTGCTGCGGAGCATGCTGGGGTTGTTCATGGACGGCCCGGCGCACGACAAGTTCCGCAAGCTGGTCGCGCCGAGTTTCACCGCGCGCCGGATCGAGCGGTTCCGTGGCCGGATCGGCGCCGTGGCCGAAGCCGCGCTGGACGGCGTCGGCGGCGAGTTCGACGTGGTCACGGAGCTCGGCTACCCGATCCCGGTCTCCGTGGTCGCGGAGCTGCTCGACGTCGGCGTCGAGGGCGCGCAGCTGATCTACACCGAGGCGCCGCGGCTCGCGCGGCTGCTGGAGTTCAACCCCGGCGAGGATCTGCTGCTCGACGCGGCCGAGGCGACCGTGAACTGCGTGAATTTCCTGTTGCCGCTGCTGGCCGAGCGCAGCGCCGAGCCGGGTGAGGACTTCATCAGCGCGATGCTCACCGCCGAGGCCGACGGCGAGCGGCTCGATCTGGAGGAAGTGCTCGCGATCGTGCTGACGCTGCTCGTCGCCGGGCTGATGACCACGGCGAACCTGATCTCCAACGGGGTGCTGAACCTGCTGCGCAGCCCCGGCCAGGCCGCGATCGTGCGCGCCAAGCCGGAGTTGATCACCGAATGCGTCGAGGAGGTGCTCCGGATCGATCCGCCGGTCGCGTTCACCGGGCGGACCGCCGTCACCGCGCACCGGATCGGCGGGCTGGACGTCGAGCCTGGGCAGCGGGTGATCGTTCACCTCGTCGGTGCCAATCATGATCCGGCGCGGTTCGCCGAACCGGACACCTTCGACATCCTGCGCGAAGACTCCGCGCAGGTGGCGTTCGGCGGGGGAGCGCACTTCTGCCTGGGCGCCGCGTTGGCCCGCGTCGTGACGGAGGAGGCGCTGAGCAGGCTGCTCGCCCGGTTCCCGGATCTCGTGCCGGCCGAGCCCGAGGTGCGGTGGCGGGCCAGCGCGGCGTTCCACGCGCTGGAGCGGCTCGCGGTGCGTGTGTGA
- a CDS encoding tautomerase family protein, producing MPHVSIKHFPAPLTNDREAALVSAVTKAVTDAFGCDEGVVSIAVEAVSPESWNDRVYLPEIVARPEFLRKTPNY from the coding sequence ATGCCCCACGTCAGCATCAAGCACTTCCCGGCCCCGCTCACCAACGACCGCGAGGCGGCCTTGGTCTCCGCGGTCACCAAGGCGGTCACGGACGCCTTCGGCTGCGACGAAGGCGTCGTCTCGATCGCGGTCGAGGCCGTCTCACCCGAGTCCTGGAACGACCGCGTCTACCTGCCCGAAATCGTCGCCCGCCCCGAGTTCTTACGCAAGACCCCGAACTACTAG
- a CDS encoding LuxR C-terminal-related transcriptional regulator produces the protein MTNPFEDSGPRVRTLLAEHDPISGHFVEGVLSAGQGLSVVAVVDSHRPIADWPLRQTDVVVLGLGHGDFLLGVVRDLAGRGVPVLVLGMDWTRRGLDNALAAGASGCLVKNTELDGVVSGVHAVAAGNRVLSPELLELYVPRAESSPRAEVVGKLSDREREVLTLLGQGMSTAEAAKLCGVSNATIKSHVSHALTKLGARNRLEAVLMIRDSFIPARRPAV, from the coding sequence ATGACGAATCCTTTCGAGGATTCCGGACCCCGTGTCCGTACCCTGCTCGCCGAGCACGACCCGATCTCCGGGCACTTCGTCGAGGGCGTGCTGAGCGCCGGCCAGGGTCTCTCGGTCGTCGCGGTCGTCGACAGCCACCGGCCGATCGCCGACTGGCCGCTGCGCCAGACCGACGTGGTCGTGCTCGGCCTCGGGCATGGTGACTTCCTGCTCGGCGTGGTCCGCGACCTCGCCGGGCGCGGCGTTCCGGTGCTGGTGCTCGGGATGGACTGGACCCGGCGCGGGCTCGACAACGCGCTCGCCGCGGGTGCGTCCGGCTGCCTGGTGAAGAACACCGAACTCGACGGCGTGGTCAGCGGGGTGCACGCCGTCGCGGCCGGGAACCGGGTGCTGTCACCGGAACTGCTCGAGCTGTACGTTCCGCGCGCGGAGTCATCGCCGCGCGCGGAGGTCGTCGGCAAGCTCAGCGACCGTGAACGCGAAGTGCTCACGTTGCTCGGCCAGGGCATGTCGACGGCCGAGGCCGCGAAGCTCTGCGGTGTCTCGAACGCGACGATCAAAAGCCATGTCTCGCACGCGCTCACGAAGCTCGGCGCGCGCAACCGCCTCGAAGCCGTGCTGATGATCAGGGATTCGTTCATCCCCGCACGTCGCCCAGCCGTTTAG
- a CDS encoding methyltransferase codes for MSADPGQLLPMLAAYIPAKVLQTLASLEVPDFLGERDRTVEELAELSGTHAPSLERLLRAAGVLGLVQEIEGGKLRLTELGSVLRKDTPNSVRNFALLSSGSMSWPVWGELESTVRTGEPAFEKVHGKKMWAYMDDHPELKPMFSTAMSEATLTVLPDIVATFNPGEHGTLVDVGGGNGLLLAALLGANPELRGVLADTSGGLNDAPSVLAEAGVEDRCETVEVDFFDSVPAGYDAYLLKSVIHDWPDERATEILKVVRAAAKPHSVLYLIEFVMTGKFGAAPEAPNVHAIMSDLNLMLGTGSRERTREQFAELLAEAGFELDTVTPCGQSGFSVLRAVPAQR; via the coding sequence ATGAGCGCAGATCCAGGGCAATTGCTGCCCATGCTGGCCGCCTATATTCCGGCGAAGGTCTTGCAGACGCTGGCGAGCCTGGAGGTCCCCGACTTCCTGGGCGAGCGGGACCGCACGGTCGAAGAGCTGGCCGAACTGAGCGGGACGCACGCGCCCTCGCTGGAGCGTCTGCTGCGTGCGGCGGGGGTTTTGGGGCTGGTACAGGAAATCGAGGGCGGGAAACTGCGGCTGACCGAGCTGGGTTCGGTGCTGCGCAAGGACACGCCGAACTCGGTGCGCAATTTCGCGCTGCTCTCGTCCGGCTCGATGTCGTGGCCGGTGTGGGGCGAGCTGGAATCGACCGTGCGCACCGGTGAGCCCGCGTTCGAAAAGGTGCACGGCAAGAAAATGTGGGCGTACATGGACGACCACCCCGAACTCAAGCCGATGTTCTCGACCGCCATGTCCGAGGCCACCCTCACGGTATTGCCGGACATCGTCGCGACGTTCAACCCCGGCGAGCACGGCACGCTGGTCGACGTCGGCGGTGGCAACGGCCTGCTGCTCGCGGCGCTGCTCGGCGCCAACCCGGAGCTGCGCGGCGTGCTCGCCGACACCTCGGGCGGGCTCAACGACGCGCCGTCCGTGCTCGCCGAAGCGGGTGTCGAAGACCGGTGTGAGACCGTCGAGGTCGACTTCTTCGATTCGGTGCCTGCGGGCTACGACGCGTACCTGCTCAAGAGCGTCATCCACGACTGGCCGGACGAGCGCGCCACGGAGATCCTGAAGGTCGTCCGCGCCGCCGCGAAGCCGCATTCGGTGCTGTACCTGATCGAATTCGTGATGACCGGCAAGTTCGGTGCTGCCCCTGAGGCCCCGAACGTGCACGCGATCATGAGCGACCTCAACCTGATGCTCGGCACCGGCAGCCGCGAGCGCACCCGTGAGCAGTTCGCGGAGCTGCTCGCCGAGGCCGGGTTCGAGCTGGACACCGTCACCCCGTGCGGGCAGAGCGGGTTCAGCGTGCTGCGCGCGGTGCCGGCGCAGCGATGA